TGCCACTTACCAAAAATCATCGCAGCAAGTGCAATAAAACCTTGACCAGAAATCGTGTTGTGAGAGAAGTTTGAGGTTGTTGTTAAAGCAACGGTTGCTCCACCCAACGCTGCTAAAGCTCCACTCAGCATAACGGCAATGTAACGAACACGAAATACATTAATACCAGCTGTATCAGCGGCACGTGGATGTTCCCCAACAGAGCGAAGTCTCAACCCAAACTGAGTTTTAAACAGCATGAACCAAACGATTGCAACTGTGATGAATGCCAAATAACTTGTTGGATATGCTTGGAACAAAGCACGACCAAGGAAAGGAATATCACTTAAAAATGGGATGTCCCATTTGGAAAATACAACACTCAACGTTTTTGTTTGTCCAGCACCATCAAAAATGATTTTGGTAAGATATACAGCCAAACCTGTTGCCAAGAAGTTAAGAGCAACACCACTTACTACCTGATTTGATTTAAAAGTAATCGATGCTGCTGCATGCGGTAGGGAGAAAATAATACCAGCAACACCTGCTGCGATTAAACCAATCCAAGGTGCGTACGGCGCAGGCTCCATAAAGTAAGTAACAACTGCTCCAACGAAAGCTCCCATCACCATGAGACCCTCCAGTGCAATGTTAACTACCCCGGAACGTTCAGAAATAACACCGCCTAGTGCCGCGAAAATGAGGGCTGTGGAAAATACGATCGTGTCATGTAATAGATCGCCACCAATGGTTAGCCATTGCATCTTTACAGCACCTCCTTCTTATTCTTCTTAGATAAAACAGGTTTTAATATAAATCTAACAATTCCATGAGCTGCAACGAAGAAGATTACCGAAGCAATTACCACACGAATTAACTCTACTGGTACGCCCGCTCCCATCTTCATTCCATTTGCTCCAAAGGACAATATTCCAAATAAAATAGCTCCTAATACTACCCCAATTGGAGTATTACCACCAATTAAAGCTACCGCGATTCCATCAAAACCATACCCAGGTTGAGCGGCCATAATAGCTTGATAATGGAACACTCCAAGAATTTCAGCCGCTCCACCCATACCTGCCATACAACCTGAAATAAACATAGCTTTTACAACGTTGTTATTTACATTCATACCAGCATATTGAGCTGCATGCGGGTTAAAGCCTGTCGCACGAAGTTCAAAGCCCGTTTTTGTTTTCCAGAGGACAGCAAAGAAAAGAACAGCTAAAACAAGAGCAAGTAACGTACCCCAGTGCATACGTGCACTTTCAAACATTTGAGACAGCCAGCCAATTGCAATGGACGCTGATTCCTTAATTTCTGGGGAACGCTGTTGACCTTCTGGAACCAACGTGGTAACCAGAATAAAGTTTACCAAATACAAAGCAATCCAGTTCATCATGATTGTCGTAATAACCTCATGGACACCACGTGCAGCTTTTAGCCAACCTGCAAAAGCCGCCCACAGTCCACCGACAATTGTACTAACAATAATGGTTAGTGGAGCATGAATATAGACAGGTAAGTCCAGCTTTACACCAAGGTAAACAGCTGTAATCATTCCCATCATAAATTGACCCTCTACTCCGATGTTAAATAGTCCTGTACGGAAAGCAAAGGCAACAGCCAAACCACTAAAAA
This is a stretch of genomic DNA from Brevibacillus laterosporus DSM 25. It encodes these proteins:
- a CDS encoding ABC transporter permease, producing the protein MNNVFKIFTKDSFIVPVVAILLGLIVGAIAMLAGGFDPLLAYGSLVKKVFGDAYNFGETIRQITPLIFSGLAVAFAFRTGLFNIGVEGQFMMGMITAVYLGVKLDLPVYIHAPLTIIVSTIVGGLWAAFAGWLKAARGVHEVITTIMMNWIALYLVNFILVTTLVPEGQQRSPEIKESASIAIGWLSQMFESARMHWGTLLALVLAVLFFAVLWKTKTGFELRATGFNPHAAQYAGMNVNNNVVKAMFISGCMAGMGGAAEILGVFHYQAIMAAQPGYGFDGIAVALIGGNTPIGVVLGAILFGILSFGANGMKMGAGVPVELIRVVIASVIFFVAAHGIVRFILKPVLSKKNKKEVL
- a CDS encoding ABC transporter permease, which codes for MQWLTIGGDLLHDTIVFSTALIFAALGGVISERSGVVNIALEGLMVMGAFVGAVVTYFMEPAPYAPWIGLIAAGVAGIIFSLPHAAASITFKSNQVVSGVALNFLATGLAVYLTKIIFDGAGQTKTLSVVFSKWDIPFLSDIPFLGRALFQAYPTSYLAFITVAIVWFMLFKTQFGLRLRSVGEHPRAADTAGINVFRVRYIAVMLSGALAALGGATVALTTTSNFSHNTISGQGFIALAAMIFGKWHPVGAMGAALFFGLAQAVKTLVQVFGLTKYIPVEFIYMLPYVLTILVLAGLVGKSRAPKASGEPYETGSR